Part of the Oncorhynchus kisutch isolate 150728-3 linkage group LG2, Okis_V2, whole genome shotgun sequence genome, TGGTTGGGGATCTGTTTGTTaagttggctttcgaagaccgtagaaaggcagggtaggatagatataggtctgtaacagtttgggtctagagcatctcccctttgaagagggggatgaccgctgcAGCTTTTGCCATATAGACACACAGAACACATTTATATGTAGCCTTAAAATCCtccaataaaataaaacattaattCTCGATGGGACGTGATTTCTTGTGGTAATAGCATAGCGGTGCTGGTCATTgtacaaagtgaaaacaacaggATATTTATTAGGTATTCCGGGAAAATGATCTGATAGGTCACTATACTGACATCAGCAATACTGCCTCATTCACATTCTTCATGTATAAAATGAGTAGGTCTGACAACAGCATCTTCGTCTCTTCGCTACCTACCCACTGTTGTCCTCCTCATCATGGCGGTAGATCACTGCCAACATGTCTTAAAAAAGTAAGTGCAGTGATTGGTTACTGCCTGTTGTTGTTCGACTGCCAACTCTGCGTGCGAGACGAGGCGTATTCATTAGTGGATtcagttgcaaaacgttttgcaacgacAACGAGTTTCTATTGGATACATTTAGGCAGGTCCCTCCCCGCTTCGTTCCTGTTCCATTTTTTCTGTTTACTTCCGTTTGGTTCCTAGAGCAAACGGTTTCCGTTTTGCAACAGACAACACGTTTTAGAACCAAAtctgactaatgaatacaccccagctgTGTTGACAACATTGACCATCTTCGAACAACGAAGGCGAGTTTCACAAAATAACACATTATTTAGCTTGTTGCAACGATTAACAATATTATATTGACAATGAATTACCGCCTTTAGTCTTTACATGTATTTTAACGTCTTGATTCATCTTCATGGTATAGTCAGCTGTTGTCGTTGCTAGCTAGCGATAATTtcgtagctaacgttagctatctagctacccAAATGGTTCTTCCAGCTGCAACTCATTATTTTGATGTTTCCATCTAGCTTTTACTATCAACTCGAGAAATGTAGCAATGTATGAGGGACCATCTCTATTTTGGACCGTTTTCAAGGGCTGTCAATCTAAATGTAAAGtgcagttttttttcttccagcAGTGGAACGTCTGTTACGTAACGTAATTTGTTGCACTGTCAACACATATGGTGGCTCGACGAGATCTCGAGCTCTCCAACGTAGCTACAACGAAAACGAAGGAGCTTTGTGGTTCACACCCCCACATCGGTTATTATTAGACAGTTGCTTGCATTTTCAAGCCTGTAACTGTCCATGTCAATATCGTATGGTCCATTCGCGTTGTGGCTGCTATCTGGCTTGTTATTTGATAACCTGATAAACCTAGCCAGTCCTCCTGTTGTTTAGTTTGACATTTTGAGTCATTACTTCATTGCTACTCACATTAACTTTATTCTTATCACATAGAAACGTCTGGCCAAGGTGCATTGGGAAAGGATAGCCAGCTAGCTTGTTAACAATGGCAACCATGCGTCGTCCAAGGTACTCTCTCCGAGACTCTCTGTACTGGGATGAGACTGAGTGCCTGACGTACTATAGGATGCTCTCTCTACACGAGATGTTTGAAGTTGTCGGTTCTCAACTGACTGAGACAGACGTTGAGGTGCTGTCGTTCCTCTTGGATGAGACCTATCCGGCTGGAGGGCACCCCTTGGACCCAGCTGGCTGGACCAGCGAGCCCAGTGAGGAAGACCCTGAGGCCAGTAAAGGAGTCTCCCCCAGCCCAGTGCTCCTGGAGGCCTGGCGGCGGTTACAGCCCAAGGTTCCTGCTTTGGCCTGCCCTACCGCTGCCCGCCACAAGCCCAAGAGTGGGCTAGAACTGCTGCTGGAGCTGGAGAGACGTGGGTACCTCAGTGAGGGTAACCTGGAGCCCCTGTTGCAGCTGCTGCGAGTCCTGACGCGACACGACCTCCTGCCTTTGGTGTCCCGCAAGAAAAGGAGGACAGGTAAGGGACTGTAACAGAGTGCTGTTCATAACTGGAAGCCAACATGCAGTAATAGAGACAATGTTGTCATAATCACCTGTAGGCCTACTCCTCCCAGCTGTGTgttatctgcctgtctgtctacactCTGCTGTGTCAGTGTCTGACCTTAATCTACCTCTCAGTATCACCAGAACGTTTCAGAGTGGACTACGGGACAGAGGACAAAAGACAGGTGTGCACATCTGGACTGACTGACCCCTGTGCACAGACAGAATCACATGACGAACACGCCACCCAGCAATGGAGGGGGGGTAAGCTACACTCCGGTATAATCTGTGCATGCCTGAACTTGTCTCTAAGAAATGTCAGTGACTGTTTCTGAAATTGTCTGGATTTGCACCAGTTAAGCATTGCTGATTGACTGTGTTTTGTGTCTGTCTAATAGGTGTTGACTCTGCCAGGCCAACGCCTGCCCCCCTACGGAAGAAGAGGGGTAAAGGCCGCCGTTGGAGCAGCAAGCCCACCTCCCACAGGAGAAGAATAGGAATCCCTGAAACTCCTCCCCCACCTATACCTGAGAAAGTGACCTGCGGTAAGACCTGCCTccatgtctttctctttctctctagtttcccttccatctctctttctctattttctttccatctctctttaaCCCACTTGCTCATTCACCACACTCACTCTGGGTTCCTCTCTTGCCATTATACATGtgtctgagtctctctctctctggcttacATCCATTTTCTATCTCTCTTCTAATGAGAAGCTGTAAGCACCATCTCCCCAACAGCCCTTAATAACAGTGATGATACTAAAAATCTCTGCCATATCAGAATGTCCCAGTCACCACCTTGTCTCACCAGTAAGTTTGAACTTAATGTCCATATCAAGCAACCTTGAATCCATGTCAGTCAGAGCCGTGTTCATGTCCTCACATAAGATAACGACTTCAGTTTGCTCCCTCTGCTCAGCTTATACCCTGACCATAAGTTGACCGTCCCACTGTTGCTGGTTTGAGAATGGTTTGCATGGGCCTCCTGGGAGATCAATACTATCCTGCAGGCATGTTGGACTGAGTGGGCTGTGCTGTAACAATACTGTGAGAGCAGAGCATGTGTGAATGAGTGACCGCTCATcagtaaatacaacccatactGACTGGCTGTGTTTGACCTGACTTAACCCCTCAACCTGGTCATCATATGCTCTCTGTCGTGGTCAAACTGTCTCTCACTCAAACATTATCACCAGGGTTTCAGACAGTGTTTTACACACTCCCGGGGACTTTGATTGTGTGCCCCCTGCTACACTAACAAAAATAACCAGAAACTGAATGAAATGAAATCTATCTGGTCTGTTATTTCGTGATGACCGTAGCACAGAGGGGAATTGGATTGGCTTGCCTACAACTCCCATCTATTAAATATACTATGCCTATGTCAGCC contains:
- the LOC109900635 gene encoding DNA-binding death effector domain-containing protein 2 isoform X2, with amino-acid sequence MATMRRPRYSLRDSLYWDETECLTYYRMLSLHEMFEVVGSQLTETDVEVLSFLLDETYPAGGHPLDPAGWTSEPSEEDPEASKGVSPSPVLLEAWRRLQPKVPALACPTAARHKPKSGLELLLELERRGYLSEGNLEPLLQLLRVLTRHDLLPLVSRKKRRTVSPERFRVDYGTEDKRQVCTSGLTDPCAQTESHDEHATQQWRGGVDSARPTPAPLRKKRGKGRRWSSKPTSHRRRIGIPETPPPPIPEKVTCDIRLRVRAEYWEHESALRGGVSSDKQQPLERQFELFSRATSVLRARDLGSIICDIKFSELDNLEAFWGDYLSGALLEALKGVFITDSLRRAAGREGVRLLISVDQDDYEEGRRLLLDAQEQQAGCWGRDGS
- the LOC109900635 gene encoding DNA-binding death effector domain-containing protein 2 isoform X1 produces the protein MATMRRPRYSLRDSLYWDETECLTYYRMLSLHEMFEVVGSQLTETDVEVLSFLLDETYPAGGHPLDPAGWTSEPSEEDPEASKGVSPSPVLLEAWRRLQPKVPALACPTAARHKPKSGLELLLELERRGYLSEGNLEPLLQLLRVLTRHDLLPLVSRKKRRTVSPERFRVDYGTEDKRQVCTSGLTDPCAQTESHDEHATQQWRGGVDSARPTPAPLRKKRGKGRRWSSKPTSHRRRIGIPETPPPPIPEKVTCDIRLRVRAEYWEHESALRGGVSSDKQQPLERQFELFSRATSVLRARDLGSIICDIKFSELDNLEAFWGDYLSGALLEALKGVFITDSLRRAAGREGVRLLISVDQDDYEEGRRLLLDAQEQQAGCWGRDGPNLRKLVMDVRL